The Heptranchias perlo isolate sHepPer1 chromosome 40, sHepPer1.hap1, whole genome shotgun sequence genome has a window encoding:
- the LOC137305345 gene encoding synaptotagmin-1-like, translating into MNAARREAAMVSAVTTPEPEPGHNATETPSKQDVFSHMKNKFMNELSKIPIPPWALAAIIIVVCLLLLCCCFCICKKCCSKKKKQKKGKDKGKAQINMKEVKDLGKSYIDKVQPDVEDLDPSLLGDEKKEEKLGKLQYSLDYDFQNGQLIVGMIQAADLAALDIGGTSDPYVKVYLLPDKKKKFETKVHRKTLNPTFNESFTFKIPYSELGGKILVMSVYDFDRFSKHDAIGEIRIPMSTIDLAHVIEEWRDLESAEKEEQEKLGDICFSLRYVPTAGKLTVIVLEAKNLKKMDVGGLSDPYVKIQLMQNGKRLKKKKTTIKKNTLNPYYNESFSFEVPFEQIQKVQVVITVLDYDKLGKNEAIGKSFVGCNATGAELRHWSDMLANPRRPIAQWHTLQPEEEVDIALGIKTS; encoded by the exons ATGAATGCAGCACGCAGGGAAGCCGCGATGGTATCCGCTGTAACAACTCCAGAGCCAGAGCCAGGCCACAATGCCACAGAGACACCAAGCAAACAAGATGTgttctcacacatgaagaacaaaTTCATGAATGAACTGAGCAAAATACCAA TTCCACCTTGGGCCTTGGCTGCCATAATAATTGTAGTTTGCCTGCTCCTGCTGTGCTGCTGCTTTTGTATCTGTAAGAAATGCTGCTccaagaagaagaaacaaaagaAAGGAAAAGACAAGGGCAAAGCTCAAATCAACATGAAGGAGGTGAAGGATCTGGGAAAGAGTTACATTGACAAG GTACAGCCGGATGTCGAAGATCTGGATCCAAGTTTACTTGGAGATGAAAAGAAAGAAGAGAAGCTTGGAAAACTGCAATATTCCCTGGATTATGACTTTCAGAATGGGCAG CTCATTGTTGGGATGATCCAGGCAGCTGATTTGGCTGCATTGGATATTGGTGGAACGTCTGATCCCTATGTGAAAGTCTACCTCTTGCCAGATAAGAAGAAAAAATTTGAGACCAAAGTTCATCGCAAGACTCTCAACCCCACTTTTAATGAATCCTTTACCTTCAAG ATTCCATACTCAGAGCTTGGTGGCAAAATCCTGGTGATGTCGGTGTACGACTTTGACAGGTTTTCGAAGCACGATGCTATTGGCGAAATTCGGATTCCGATGAGCACCATTGATCTAGCTCATGTGATTGAGGAGTGGCGAGACCTTGAGTCAGCTGAGAAGGAGGAG CAAGAGAAACTGGGCGATATCTGCTTCTCTCTTCGCTATGTCCCGACAGCAGGGAAACTCACAGTCATTGTACTGGAGGCCAAAAACCTCAAGAAAATGGATGTGGGTGGACTATCAG ATCCATATGTGAAGATCCAGCTCATGCAGAATGGCAAGAGGCTGAAGAAAAAGAAGACTACCATTAAAAAGAACACTTTGAATCCATACTACAATGAGTCATTCAGCTTTGAAGTACCCTTTGAGCAGATTCAG AAAGTCCAGGTGGTCATTACCGTACTGGATTATGACAAACTGGGAAAGAATGAAGCTATCGGCAAGAGTTTTGTGGGATGCAATGCCACCGGTGCTGAGCTTCGACATTGGTCTGACATGCTTGCCAACCCTAGACGGCCCATTGCGCAGTGGCATACCCTCCAGCCTGAAGAAGAGGTCGACATTGCCCTGGGAATCAAGACGTCATGA